In a single window of the Deltaproteobacteria bacterium genome:
- a CDS encoding GAF domain-containing protein encodes MSPSSRQIVNEVDNTTHLDEALSLVVKRSRSSMAADVCSVYIHDTQTDRFIFMAVDGVMPVDVGKVQVSRNAGLVGWVAAHEAVINLSNGADHPGFDHASKSWDASFHGFLGAPIIHHGRTMGVLVAQKHERRSFSDDDAAFFTTLAFQLGGALHHLLAKWDFSRRLDEPARGKILIHGIPCAPGLVMGNIALSEPVDLRSTPDRNALDIESEVQIFQAAVIAAKNELRAGKERMRANLADETLSLFDVYIMMLESGKLTNGTVARIRNGQWARGALRDTIVEMTRVFEQMDDPYLAARAEDIRNIGRQVMIHLQEDAPGAKTYPKRCILAGVGVSLAEISKVPRDRLAGIVCVQGSALSHMAIICRALDIPAVMGLTDLCIGNLEGCEITLDGNQGTVCINPSVVDIDAFRQRVQEEQAIAAQLETLRRLPAQTMDGMQIPMLVNLGIGVNDLPMCATEYEGVGLYRTEFFFIARDTLPTEDEQYRLYRGLLESFTPKPVTIRTPDTGGDKKLPFFT; translated from the coding sequence ATGAGTCCAAGTTCAAGACAAATCGTAAACGAGGTCGACAACACGACGCATCTGGACGAGGCCCTGTCGCTGGTTGTGAAACGGTCCAGATCGTCCATGGCTGCAGATGTATGTTCCGTCTACATTCATGATACACAAACAGACCGGTTTATCTTCATGGCGGTTGACGGTGTAATGCCCGTCGATGTCGGCAAGGTGCAAGTCAGCCGTAACGCAGGGCTGGTGGGCTGGGTGGCGGCGCATGAAGCAGTCATCAACCTGTCAAATGGCGCTGATCATCCTGGCTTCGATCACGCCTCTAAAAGCTGGGATGCGTCTTTTCACGGCTTTTTGGGCGCGCCCATCATTCATCATGGCCGGACAATGGGTGTGCTGGTGGCGCAGAAGCATGAGCGGCGGAGCTTTAGCGATGACGATGCGGCCTTTTTTACGACACTGGCCTTCCAGCTTGGCGGGGCCCTTCATCACCTTCTGGCGAAATGGGATTTCAGTCGGCGGCTGGATGAACCCGCGCGTGGGAAAATTCTTATACACGGAATTCCCTGTGCGCCGGGCCTGGTGATGGGCAATATCGCGCTGTCGGAACCAGTGGACCTGCGATCGACACCCGATCGCAACGCGCTAGACATCGAATCTGAAGTTCAAATCTTCCAGGCGGCGGTAATCGCTGCTAAAAACGAATTGCGTGCCGGCAAGGAACGCATGCGCGCCAACCTGGCCGACGAGACGCTATCCCTGTTCGATGTCTACATCATGATGCTTGAATCCGGCAAGTTGACCAACGGCACGGTGGCGCGGATCCGAAACGGGCAATGGGCGCGCGGTGCGCTTAGAGACACGATTGTTGAAATGACGCGTGTTTTTGAACAAATGGACGACCCGTATCTTGCCGCGCGCGCCGAAGATATTCGCAACATCGGCCGACAGGTTATGATTCATTTACAAGAGGACGCGCCGGGGGCTAAAACCTACCCGAAACGATGCATTCTGGCGGGAGTGGGGGTCAGTCTGGCCGAGATATCAAAAGTGCCCCGCGACCGGCTGGCCGGCATCGTATGCGTTCAAGGATCGGCATTATCCCACATGGCGATCATTTGCCGCGCATTGGACATTCCCGCCGTGATGGGGCTGACCGACTTGTGCATCGGCAATTTGGAAGGTTGCGAAATCACCCTTGACGGTAACCAGGGCACCGTTTGCATCAATCCTTCGGTTGTGGATATCGATGCGTTTCGGCAACGCGTGCAGGAAGAGCAGGCCATCGCCGCTCAACTTGAAACACTGCGCCGGCTGCCGGCACAAACCATGGACGGGATGCAGATACCAATGCTTGTAAACCTGGGAATCGGCGTCAATGATTTGCCGATGTGCGCCACAGAATATGAAGGTGTGGGCCTGTACCGCACGGAGTTTTTTTTTATCGCGCGCGACACGCTTCCCACCGAGGAT